In the genome of Nymphaea colorata isolate Beijing-Zhang1983 chromosome 9, ASM883128v2, whole genome shotgun sequence, one region contains:
- the LOC116261021 gene encoding serine/threonine/tyrosine-protein kinase HT1-like, with product MKKLLSLKRNSFNSRTVGGYTEDKRVISWSKYLVSSGGAIKEEGEENWSADMSQLLVGSRFASGRHSRIYHGIYREKEVAVKIVSLPEEDDALAALVEKQFNSEVSLLFGLKHPNIISFVAACKKPPIFCIITEYMSGGSLRKYLHQQEPHSLPMKLVLRLALDIARGMHYLHSRGILHRDLKSENLLLGDNMCVKVADFGISCLESQCDDVKGFMGTYRWMAPEMIKERQHTKKVDVYSFGIVFWEILTALIPFQDMTAEQAAYAVSQKNARPPIPATCPAAISSLINHCWASNPDKRPQFDEIVPILEDYVESLEQDPSFFLSYKPADYNKIFSCFPRRMVTRRATSLQA from the exons ATGAAGAAGCTACTATCACTGAAGAGGAATTCATTCAATTCTAGGACCGTTGGAGGATATACGGAGGACAAGAGGGTGATCTCGTGGTCTAAATATCTGGTCTCTTCCGGCGGAGCGATcaaggaagaaggggaggagaaCTGGAGCGCAGATATGTCCCAGTTGCTGGTAGGAAGCAGGTTTGCTTCGGGACGTCACAGTAGAATATACCATGGGATCTACAGGGAGAAGGAGGTCGCAGTCAAAATCGTAAGTCTCCCTGAGGAAGACGATGCATTGGCGGCGCTCGTTGAGAAACAGTTCAATTCAGAAGTTTCCCTCCTTTTTGGCCTCAAGCATCCTAACATCATCTCG TTTGTTGCAGCTTGCAAGAAACCCCCTATATTCTGCATTATCACTGAGTATATGTCAGGGGGGTCATTGAGGAAGTACCTGCATCAACAGGAGCCTCATTCTCTCCCCATGAAGCTGGTTCTCAGGTTGGCCCTTGATATAGCTCGTGGAATGCATTATCTTCATTCTAGAGGCATACTTCATAGGGATCTCAAATCGGAAAACCTACTTCTTGGGGACAATATGTGTGTGAAAGTGGCAGATTTCGGCATCTCATGCTTAGAATCTCAGTGTGATGATGTCAAGGGTTTCATGGGGACTTATCGTTGGATGGCACCAGAAATGATCAAGGAAAGACAACATACCAAAAAGGTTGATGTTTACAGTTTTGGGATCGTCTTCTGGGAGATTCTAACAGCGTTGATACCATTTCAAGATATGACGGCTGAACAAGCTGCATATGCAGTATCCCAGAAG AATGCTCGGCCACCTATACCTGCCACTTGCCCTGCAGCAATTTCTAGCCTCATCAACCATTGCTGGGCAAGCAACCCAGATAAGCGTCcacaatttgatgaaattgttcCAATTCTTGAAGATTACGTTGAAAGTCTTGAGCAAGATCCATCATTTTTCTTATCCTATAAGCCCGCTGAttataacaaaatttttagCTGCTTTCCCAGGCGCATGGTGACACGAAGAGCCACATCTTTACAAGCCTAA
- the LOC116260401 gene encoding protein KINESIN LIGHT CHAIN-RELATED 1 isoform X1, protein MIKQEVVGRHPPPPLRGDAVFFPSGIISYADLPFLASLAIDADGVRRKVKVGHKVDDLLENSSPRSPLSPQRPPREHMELPADGAPTESCVDTSIERLYDNVCQMQSSGEQSPSRQSFGSDGEESRIDSELQHLVGGEETRVLDDVNHVSQANNDQAEMKMDEEIVEKESTAKDGEKESTVKEENGSTKKSGKKPKPKPSWSSSTKIEAKGFSYMQTNAEDSPKPVTSKNRLPHRKPPINKENDSATENPDISPEESSPARVQKKPLASPDSNTSKPTSDAVNSAKKRKPSSVTSGKSQGASEDPSEAGLDNPDLGPFLLKMSRDLISSGDNPQKALELATRAAKSFEKCANGKPSLDLVMSLHVLAAVHCNLGQYGKAIPILEHSIEIPVLEEGEDHALAVFSGYMQLGDTFAMLGQLEQSIECYTMGLEVQKHFLGETDPRVAETCRYLAEAHMQALQFDEAQKVCQQSLDIHKERGVSASLEEAADRRLMGLICDAKGDYEAALEHLVLASMAMVSNGQENEVASVDCSIGDIYLSLSRYDEAVFAYQKALTVFKSSKGENHPSVASVFVRLANLYNRTGRLRESKSYCENALRIYSKPTPGSQMEEIASGFTEVSAIYEAMNEHEQALKLLQKALKTLNDIPGQQATVAGIEAQMGVMYYMIGNYGESYASFKNAVAKLRASGEKRSAFFGIVLNQMGLACVQRYAINEAADLFEEARGILETEYGPYHPETLGVYSNLAGTYDAMGRLEDAIEILEFVLGIREEKLGTANPDVDDEKRRLAELLKEAGRTRNRKAKSLETLLESKITRRETLNHISDSAVISS, encoded by the exons ATGATAAAGCAGGAAGTAGTGGGTCGCCACCCACCGCCACCTCTACGCGGAGATGCCGTCTTCTTCCCCTCTGGAATCATCTCTTATGCAGACCTTCCCTTCCTGGCTTCTCTCGCGA TAGATGCAGACGGAGTCCGGAGAAAAGTGAAGGTGGGCCACAAGGTTGATGATTTACTCGAGAACTCATCACCCAGGAGTCCTCTCAGTCCCCAAAGGCCGCCACGCGAACATATGGAGTTACCAGCAGATGGTGCACCCACTGAAAGTTGTGTTGACACATCGATAGAAAGACTGTACGATAATGTCTGCCAGATGCAGAGTTCTGGGGAACAAAGCCCGTCAAGGCAAAGCTTTGGATCAGATGGTGAAGAATCAAGGATTGACTCAGAGCTGCAGCATCTTGTGGGTGGTGAAGAAACGAGGGTGCTTGATGATGTTAACCATGTATCTCAAGCCAATAATGATCAAGCTGAAATGAAGATGGATGAAGAGATCGTGGAGAAAGAAAGTACTGcaaaagatggagagaaagaatcGACCGTTAAGGAAGAAAACGGTTCTACTAAGAAATCAGGGAAAAAGCCAAAGCCTAAACCTTCGTGGTCTAGTTCTACGAAGATAGAAGCAAAGGGGTTTTCATATATGCAGACAAATGCAGAAGATTCACCAAAGCCCGTTACTTCCAAGAACCGGCTGCCACATAGAAAACCAcctataaataaagaaaatgattctgCTACTGAGAATCCGGACATATCTCCAGAAGAAAGCAGCCCTGCCAGGGTTCAGAAGAAGCCACTCGCTAGTCCAGATAGTAATACATCTAAGCCAACTTCTGATGCTGTTAACTCTGCAAAGAAAAGGAAGCCTTCATCAGTAACATCAGGCAAGTCCCAAGGTGCAAGTGAAGATCCTTCAGAAGCGGGTCTAGATAACCCTGACTTAGGACCTTTCCTGCTTAAGATGTCTAGGGATTTGATTTCATCTGGTGACAACCCTCAAAAGGCCTTGGAACTTGCTACGAGAGCAGCAAAATCATTTGAGAAATGTGCAAATGGAAAGCCGAGTTTAGATCTAGTTATGAGCTTGCACGTACTAGCTGCTGTACATTGCAATTTGGGACAATACGGTAAGGCCATCCCTATTCTTGAGCATTCAATTGAGATCCCGGTACTAGAAGAAGGTGAAGATCATGCGCTTGCTGTTTTTTCTGGATATATGCAACTGGGTGACACTTTTGCTATGCTTGGTCAACTTGAACAGTCAATTGAATGCTATACAATGGGCTTGGAGGTTCAGAAGCATTTTCTGGGAGAAACTGATCCAAGAGTTGCAGAAACTTGCAGGTACTTGGCAGAAGCCCATATGCAGGCTCTGCAATTTGATGAAGCCCAAAAAGTTTGTCAGCAATCTCTTGACATCCATAAAGAACGTGGAGTTTCTGCTTCTCTTGAAGAAGCTGCTGACAGAAGGCTCATGGGTCTTATTTGTGATGCTAAGGGTGATTATGAAGCAGCCCTTGAGCATCTGGTCTTGGCTAGTATGGCTATGGTGTCTAATGGCCAGGAAAATGAGGTAGCTTCTGTTGATTGCAGCATTGGGGACATCTATCTATCTTTGTCTCGTTATGATGAAGCAGTTTTTGCATATCAAAAAGCCCTTACTGTCTTCAAATCTTCAAAAGGCGAGAATCACCCATCAGTTGCTTCAGTGTTTGTCCGTCTTGCTAACTTGTATAACAGGACAGGCAGACTTAGAGAATCAAAATCCTACTGCGAGAATGCTCTTCGTATCTATAGCAAACCTACTCCCGGGAGCCAAATGGAAGAAATTGCTAGTGGGTTCACCGAGGTTTCTGCTATCTATGAAGCCATGAATGAGCACGAACAGGCCCTTAAGCTTCTGCAGAAAGCTTTGAAAACATTGAACGATATCCCTGGACAGCAGGCCACTGTGGCTGGAATTGAGGCACAGATGGGGGTTATGTACTATATGATTGGAAATTATGGTGAATCCTATGCATCGTTCAAAAATGCTGTTGCTAAGCTTAGGGCGAGTGGGGAAAAAAGATCTGCGTTCTTTGGGATTGTACTTAACCAAATGGGCCTGGCATGTGTACAGCGTTATGCAATAAATGAAGCTGCAGATTTGTTTGAAGAAGCTAGGGGTATTCTAGAAACAGAATATGGACCATATCACCCTGAGACACTTGGAGTGTATAGCAATCTTGCCGGAACCTATGATGCTATGGGCAG ATTGGAAGATGCCATTGAGATATTGGAATTTGTTCTAGGAATTAGGGAAGAGAAGCTGGGAACAGCAAACCCAGATGTAGATGATGAGAAGCGAAGGCTCGCTGAGCTATTAAAGGAAGCTGGTAGAACGCGGAACAGGAAAGCAAAATCACTGGAAACCCTACTAGAGTCGAAGATTACAAGGAGAGAGACTCTTAATCACATTTCAGATTCAGCTGTAATCAGTTCATGA
- the LOC116260401 gene encoding protein KINESIN LIGHT CHAIN-RELATED 1 isoform X2, whose product MIKQEVVGRHPPPPLRGDAVFFPSGIISYADLPFLASLANADGVRRKVKVGHKVDDLLENSSPRSPLSPQRPPREHMELPADGAPTESCVDTSIERLYDNVCQMQSSGEQSPSRQSFGSDGEESRIDSELQHLVGGEETRVLDDVNHVSQANNDQAEMKMDEEIVEKESTAKDGEKESTVKEENGSTKKSGKKPKPKPSWSSSTKIEAKGFSYMQTNAEDSPKPVTSKNRLPHRKPPINKENDSATENPDISPEESSPARVQKKPLASPDSNTSKPTSDAVNSAKKRKPSSVTSGKSQGASEDPSEAGLDNPDLGPFLLKMSRDLISSGDNPQKALELATRAAKSFEKCANGKPSLDLVMSLHVLAAVHCNLGQYGKAIPILEHSIEIPVLEEGEDHALAVFSGYMQLGDTFAMLGQLEQSIECYTMGLEVQKHFLGETDPRVAETCRYLAEAHMQALQFDEAQKVCQQSLDIHKERGVSASLEEAADRRLMGLICDAKGDYEAALEHLVLASMAMVSNGQENEVASVDCSIGDIYLSLSRYDEAVFAYQKALTVFKSSKGENHPSVASVFVRLANLYNRTGRLRESKSYCENALRIYSKPTPGSQMEEIASGFTEVSAIYEAMNEHEQALKLLQKALKTLNDIPGQQATVAGIEAQMGVMYYMIGNYGESYASFKNAVAKLRASGEKRSAFFGIVLNQMGLACVQRYAINEAADLFEEARGILETEYGPYHPETLGVYSNLAGTYDAMGRLEDAIEILEFVLGIREEKLGTANPDVDDEKRRLAELLKEAGRTRNRKAKSLETLLESKITRRETLNHISDSAVISS is encoded by the exons ATGATAAAGCAGGAAGTAGTGGGTCGCCACCCACCGCCACCTCTACGCGGAGATGCCGTCTTCTTCCCCTCTGGAATCATCTCTTATGCAGACCTTCCCTTCCTGGCTTCTCTCGCGA ATGCAGACGGAGTCCGGAGAAAAGTGAAGGTGGGCCACAAGGTTGATGATTTACTCGAGAACTCATCACCCAGGAGTCCTCTCAGTCCCCAAAGGCCGCCACGCGAACATATGGAGTTACCAGCAGATGGTGCACCCACTGAAAGTTGTGTTGACACATCGATAGAAAGACTGTACGATAATGTCTGCCAGATGCAGAGTTCTGGGGAACAAAGCCCGTCAAGGCAAAGCTTTGGATCAGATGGTGAAGAATCAAGGATTGACTCAGAGCTGCAGCATCTTGTGGGTGGTGAAGAAACGAGGGTGCTTGATGATGTTAACCATGTATCTCAAGCCAATAATGATCAAGCTGAAATGAAGATGGATGAAGAGATCGTGGAGAAAGAAAGTACTGcaaaagatggagagaaagaatcGACCGTTAAGGAAGAAAACGGTTCTACTAAGAAATCAGGGAAAAAGCCAAAGCCTAAACCTTCGTGGTCTAGTTCTACGAAGATAGAAGCAAAGGGGTTTTCATATATGCAGACAAATGCAGAAGATTCACCAAAGCCCGTTACTTCCAAGAACCGGCTGCCACATAGAAAACCAcctataaataaagaaaatgattctgCTACTGAGAATCCGGACATATCTCCAGAAGAAAGCAGCCCTGCCAGGGTTCAGAAGAAGCCACTCGCTAGTCCAGATAGTAATACATCTAAGCCAACTTCTGATGCTGTTAACTCTGCAAAGAAAAGGAAGCCTTCATCAGTAACATCAGGCAAGTCCCAAGGTGCAAGTGAAGATCCTTCAGAAGCGGGTCTAGATAACCCTGACTTAGGACCTTTCCTGCTTAAGATGTCTAGGGATTTGATTTCATCTGGTGACAACCCTCAAAAGGCCTTGGAACTTGCTACGAGAGCAGCAAAATCATTTGAGAAATGTGCAAATGGAAAGCCGAGTTTAGATCTAGTTATGAGCTTGCACGTACTAGCTGCTGTACATTGCAATTTGGGACAATACGGTAAGGCCATCCCTATTCTTGAGCATTCAATTGAGATCCCGGTACTAGAAGAAGGTGAAGATCATGCGCTTGCTGTTTTTTCTGGATATATGCAACTGGGTGACACTTTTGCTATGCTTGGTCAACTTGAACAGTCAATTGAATGCTATACAATGGGCTTGGAGGTTCAGAAGCATTTTCTGGGAGAAACTGATCCAAGAGTTGCAGAAACTTGCAGGTACTTGGCAGAAGCCCATATGCAGGCTCTGCAATTTGATGAAGCCCAAAAAGTTTGTCAGCAATCTCTTGACATCCATAAAGAACGTGGAGTTTCTGCTTCTCTTGAAGAAGCTGCTGACAGAAGGCTCATGGGTCTTATTTGTGATGCTAAGGGTGATTATGAAGCAGCCCTTGAGCATCTGGTCTTGGCTAGTATGGCTATGGTGTCTAATGGCCAGGAAAATGAGGTAGCTTCTGTTGATTGCAGCATTGGGGACATCTATCTATCTTTGTCTCGTTATGATGAAGCAGTTTTTGCATATCAAAAAGCCCTTACTGTCTTCAAATCTTCAAAAGGCGAGAATCACCCATCAGTTGCTTCAGTGTTTGTCCGTCTTGCTAACTTGTATAACAGGACAGGCAGACTTAGAGAATCAAAATCCTACTGCGAGAATGCTCTTCGTATCTATAGCAAACCTACTCCCGGGAGCCAAATGGAAGAAATTGCTAGTGGGTTCACCGAGGTTTCTGCTATCTATGAAGCCATGAATGAGCACGAACAGGCCCTTAAGCTTCTGCAGAAAGCTTTGAAAACATTGAACGATATCCCTGGACAGCAGGCCACTGTGGCTGGAATTGAGGCACAGATGGGGGTTATGTACTATATGATTGGAAATTATGGTGAATCCTATGCATCGTTCAAAAATGCTGTTGCTAAGCTTAGGGCGAGTGGGGAAAAAAGATCTGCGTTCTTTGGGATTGTACTTAACCAAATGGGCCTGGCATGTGTACAGCGTTATGCAATAAATGAAGCTGCAGATTTGTTTGAAGAAGCTAGGGGTATTCTAGAAACAGAATATGGACCATATCACCCTGAGACACTTGGAGTGTATAGCAATCTTGCCGGAACCTATGATGCTATGGGCAG ATTGGAAGATGCCATTGAGATATTGGAATTTGTTCTAGGAATTAGGGAAGAGAAGCTGGGAACAGCAAACCCAGATGTAGATGATGAGAAGCGAAGGCTCGCTGAGCTATTAAAGGAAGCTGGTAGAACGCGGAACAGGAAAGCAAAATCACTGGAAACCCTACTAGAGTCGAAGATTACAAGGAGAGAGACTCTTAATCACATTTCAGATTCAGCTGTAATCAGTTCATGA
- the LOC116260401 gene encoding protein KINESIN LIGHT CHAIN-RELATED 1 isoform X3: MGDSPVDADGVRRKVKVGHKVDDLLENSSPRSPLSPQRPPREHMELPADGAPTESCVDTSIERLYDNVCQMQSSGEQSPSRQSFGSDGEESRIDSELQHLVGGEETRVLDDVNHVSQANNDQAEMKMDEEIVEKESTAKDGEKESTVKEENGSTKKSGKKPKPKPSWSSSTKIEAKGFSYMQTNAEDSPKPVTSKNRLPHRKPPINKENDSATENPDISPEESSPARVQKKPLASPDSNTSKPTSDAVNSAKKRKPSSVTSGKSQGASEDPSEAGLDNPDLGPFLLKMSRDLISSGDNPQKALELATRAAKSFEKCANGKPSLDLVMSLHVLAAVHCNLGQYGKAIPILEHSIEIPVLEEGEDHALAVFSGYMQLGDTFAMLGQLEQSIECYTMGLEVQKHFLGETDPRVAETCRYLAEAHMQALQFDEAQKVCQQSLDIHKERGVSASLEEAADRRLMGLICDAKGDYEAALEHLVLASMAMVSNGQENEVASVDCSIGDIYLSLSRYDEAVFAYQKALTVFKSSKGENHPSVASVFVRLANLYNRTGRLRESKSYCENALRIYSKPTPGSQMEEIASGFTEVSAIYEAMNEHEQALKLLQKALKTLNDIPGQQATVAGIEAQMGVMYYMIGNYGESYASFKNAVAKLRASGEKRSAFFGIVLNQMGLACVQRYAINEAADLFEEARGILETEYGPYHPETLGVYSNLAGTYDAMGRLEDAIEILEFVLGIREEKLGTANPDVDDEKRRLAELLKEAGRTRNRKAKSLETLLESKITRRETLNHISDSAVISS; this comes from the exons ATGGGGGATTCGCCAG TAGATGCAGACGGAGTCCGGAGAAAAGTGAAGGTGGGCCACAAGGTTGATGATTTACTCGAGAACTCATCACCCAGGAGTCCTCTCAGTCCCCAAAGGCCGCCACGCGAACATATGGAGTTACCAGCAGATGGTGCACCCACTGAAAGTTGTGTTGACACATCGATAGAAAGACTGTACGATAATGTCTGCCAGATGCAGAGTTCTGGGGAACAAAGCCCGTCAAGGCAAAGCTTTGGATCAGATGGTGAAGAATCAAGGATTGACTCAGAGCTGCAGCATCTTGTGGGTGGTGAAGAAACGAGGGTGCTTGATGATGTTAACCATGTATCTCAAGCCAATAATGATCAAGCTGAAATGAAGATGGATGAAGAGATCGTGGAGAAAGAAAGTACTGcaaaagatggagagaaagaatcGACCGTTAAGGAAGAAAACGGTTCTACTAAGAAATCAGGGAAAAAGCCAAAGCCTAAACCTTCGTGGTCTAGTTCTACGAAGATAGAAGCAAAGGGGTTTTCATATATGCAGACAAATGCAGAAGATTCACCAAAGCCCGTTACTTCCAAGAACCGGCTGCCACATAGAAAACCAcctataaataaagaaaatgattctgCTACTGAGAATCCGGACATATCTCCAGAAGAAAGCAGCCCTGCCAGGGTTCAGAAGAAGCCACTCGCTAGTCCAGATAGTAATACATCTAAGCCAACTTCTGATGCTGTTAACTCTGCAAAGAAAAGGAAGCCTTCATCAGTAACATCAGGCAAGTCCCAAGGTGCAAGTGAAGATCCTTCAGAAGCGGGTCTAGATAACCCTGACTTAGGACCTTTCCTGCTTAAGATGTCTAGGGATTTGATTTCATCTGGTGACAACCCTCAAAAGGCCTTGGAACTTGCTACGAGAGCAGCAAAATCATTTGAGAAATGTGCAAATGGAAAGCCGAGTTTAGATCTAGTTATGAGCTTGCACGTACTAGCTGCTGTACATTGCAATTTGGGACAATACGGTAAGGCCATCCCTATTCTTGAGCATTCAATTGAGATCCCGGTACTAGAAGAAGGTGAAGATCATGCGCTTGCTGTTTTTTCTGGATATATGCAACTGGGTGACACTTTTGCTATGCTTGGTCAACTTGAACAGTCAATTGAATGCTATACAATGGGCTTGGAGGTTCAGAAGCATTTTCTGGGAGAAACTGATCCAAGAGTTGCAGAAACTTGCAGGTACTTGGCAGAAGCCCATATGCAGGCTCTGCAATTTGATGAAGCCCAAAAAGTTTGTCAGCAATCTCTTGACATCCATAAAGAACGTGGAGTTTCTGCTTCTCTTGAAGAAGCTGCTGACAGAAGGCTCATGGGTCTTATTTGTGATGCTAAGGGTGATTATGAAGCAGCCCTTGAGCATCTGGTCTTGGCTAGTATGGCTATGGTGTCTAATGGCCAGGAAAATGAGGTAGCTTCTGTTGATTGCAGCATTGGGGACATCTATCTATCTTTGTCTCGTTATGATGAAGCAGTTTTTGCATATCAAAAAGCCCTTACTGTCTTCAAATCTTCAAAAGGCGAGAATCACCCATCAGTTGCTTCAGTGTTTGTCCGTCTTGCTAACTTGTATAACAGGACAGGCAGACTTAGAGAATCAAAATCCTACTGCGAGAATGCTCTTCGTATCTATAGCAAACCTACTCCCGGGAGCCAAATGGAAGAAATTGCTAGTGGGTTCACCGAGGTTTCTGCTATCTATGAAGCCATGAATGAGCACGAACAGGCCCTTAAGCTTCTGCAGAAAGCTTTGAAAACATTGAACGATATCCCTGGACAGCAGGCCACTGTGGCTGGAATTGAGGCACAGATGGGGGTTATGTACTATATGATTGGAAATTATGGTGAATCCTATGCATCGTTCAAAAATGCTGTTGCTAAGCTTAGGGCGAGTGGGGAAAAAAGATCTGCGTTCTTTGGGATTGTACTTAACCAAATGGGCCTGGCATGTGTACAGCGTTATGCAATAAATGAAGCTGCAGATTTGTTTGAAGAAGCTAGGGGTATTCTAGAAACAGAATATGGACCATATCACCCTGAGACACTTGGAGTGTATAGCAATCTTGCCGGAACCTATGATGCTATGGGCAG ATTGGAAGATGCCATTGAGATATTGGAATTTGTTCTAGGAATTAGGGAAGAGAAGCTGGGAACAGCAAACCCAGATGTAGATGATGAGAAGCGAAGGCTCGCTGAGCTATTAAAGGAAGCTGGTAGAACGCGGAACAGGAAAGCAAAATCACTGGAAACCCTACTAGAGTCGAAGATTACAAGGAGAGAGACTCTTAATCACATTTCAGATTCAGCTGTAATCAGTTCATGA
- the LOC116260401 gene encoding protein KINESIN LIGHT CHAIN-RELATED 1 isoform X4 → MGDSPDADGVRRKVKVGHKVDDLLENSSPRSPLSPQRPPREHMELPADGAPTESCVDTSIERLYDNVCQMQSSGEQSPSRQSFGSDGEESRIDSELQHLVGGEETRVLDDVNHVSQANNDQAEMKMDEEIVEKESTAKDGEKESTVKEENGSTKKSGKKPKPKPSWSSSTKIEAKGFSYMQTNAEDSPKPVTSKNRLPHRKPPINKENDSATENPDISPEESSPARVQKKPLASPDSNTSKPTSDAVNSAKKRKPSSVTSGKSQGASEDPSEAGLDNPDLGPFLLKMSRDLISSGDNPQKALELATRAAKSFEKCANGKPSLDLVMSLHVLAAVHCNLGQYGKAIPILEHSIEIPVLEEGEDHALAVFSGYMQLGDTFAMLGQLEQSIECYTMGLEVQKHFLGETDPRVAETCRYLAEAHMQALQFDEAQKVCQQSLDIHKERGVSASLEEAADRRLMGLICDAKGDYEAALEHLVLASMAMVSNGQENEVASVDCSIGDIYLSLSRYDEAVFAYQKALTVFKSSKGENHPSVASVFVRLANLYNRTGRLRESKSYCENALRIYSKPTPGSQMEEIASGFTEVSAIYEAMNEHEQALKLLQKALKTLNDIPGQQATVAGIEAQMGVMYYMIGNYGESYASFKNAVAKLRASGEKRSAFFGIVLNQMGLACVQRYAINEAADLFEEARGILETEYGPYHPETLGVYSNLAGTYDAMGRLEDAIEILEFVLGIREEKLGTANPDVDDEKRRLAELLKEAGRTRNRKAKSLETLLESKITRRETLNHISDSAVISS, encoded by the exons ATGGGGGATTCGCCAG ATGCAGACGGAGTCCGGAGAAAAGTGAAGGTGGGCCACAAGGTTGATGATTTACTCGAGAACTCATCACCCAGGAGTCCTCTCAGTCCCCAAAGGCCGCCACGCGAACATATGGAGTTACCAGCAGATGGTGCACCCACTGAAAGTTGTGTTGACACATCGATAGAAAGACTGTACGATAATGTCTGCCAGATGCAGAGTTCTGGGGAACAAAGCCCGTCAAGGCAAAGCTTTGGATCAGATGGTGAAGAATCAAGGATTGACTCAGAGCTGCAGCATCTTGTGGGTGGTGAAGAAACGAGGGTGCTTGATGATGTTAACCATGTATCTCAAGCCAATAATGATCAAGCTGAAATGAAGATGGATGAAGAGATCGTGGAGAAAGAAAGTACTGcaaaagatggagagaaagaatcGACCGTTAAGGAAGAAAACGGTTCTACTAAGAAATCAGGGAAAAAGCCAAAGCCTAAACCTTCGTGGTCTAGTTCTACGAAGATAGAAGCAAAGGGGTTTTCATATATGCAGACAAATGCAGAAGATTCACCAAAGCCCGTTACTTCCAAGAACCGGCTGCCACATAGAAAACCAcctataaataaagaaaatgattctgCTACTGAGAATCCGGACATATCTCCAGAAGAAAGCAGCCCTGCCAGGGTTCAGAAGAAGCCACTCGCTAGTCCAGATAGTAATACATCTAAGCCAACTTCTGATGCTGTTAACTCTGCAAAGAAAAGGAAGCCTTCATCAGTAACATCAGGCAAGTCCCAAGGTGCAAGTGAAGATCCTTCAGAAGCGGGTCTAGATAACCCTGACTTAGGACCTTTCCTGCTTAAGATGTCTAGGGATTTGATTTCATCTGGTGACAACCCTCAAAAGGCCTTGGAACTTGCTACGAGAGCAGCAAAATCATTTGAGAAATGTGCAAATGGAAAGCCGAGTTTAGATCTAGTTATGAGCTTGCACGTACTAGCTGCTGTACATTGCAATTTGGGACAATACGGTAAGGCCATCCCTATTCTTGAGCATTCAATTGAGATCCCGGTACTAGAAGAAGGTGAAGATCATGCGCTTGCTGTTTTTTCTGGATATATGCAACTGGGTGACACTTTTGCTATGCTTGGTCAACTTGAACAGTCAATTGAATGCTATACAATGGGCTTGGAGGTTCAGAAGCATTTTCTGGGAGAAACTGATCCAAGAGTTGCAGAAACTTGCAGGTACTTGGCAGAAGCCCATATGCAGGCTCTGCAATTTGATGAAGCCCAAAAAGTTTGTCAGCAATCTCTTGACATCCATAAAGAACGTGGAGTTTCTGCTTCTCTTGAAGAAGCTGCTGACAGAAGGCTCATGGGTCTTATTTGTGATGCTAAGGGTGATTATGAAGCAGCCCTTGAGCATCTGGTCTTGGCTAGTATGGCTATGGTGTCTAATGGCCAGGAAAATGAGGTAGCTTCTGTTGATTGCAGCATTGGGGACATCTATCTATCTTTGTCTCGTTATGATGAAGCAGTTTTTGCATATCAAAAAGCCCTTACTGTCTTCAAATCTTCAAAAGGCGAGAATCACCCATCAGTTGCTTCAGTGTTTGTCCGTCTTGCTAACTTGTATAACAGGACAGGCAGACTTAGAGAATCAAAATCCTACTGCGAGAATGCTCTTCGTATCTATAGCAAACCTACTCCCGGGAGCCAAATGGAAGAAATTGCTAGTGGGTTCACCGAGGTTTCTGCTATCTATGAAGCCATGAATGAGCACGAACAGGCCCTTAAGCTTCTGCAGAAAGCTTTGAAAACATTGAACGATATCCCTGGACAGCAGGCCACTGTGGCTGGAATTGAGGCACAGATGGGGGTTATGTACTATATGATTGGAAATTATGGTGAATCCTATGCATCGTTCAAAAATGCTGTTGCTAAGCTTAGGGCGAGTGGGGAAAAAAGATCTGCGTTCTTTGGGATTGTACTTAACCAAATGGGCCTGGCATGTGTACAGCGTTATGCAATAAATGAAGCTGCAGATTTGTTTGAAGAAGCTAGGGGTATTCTAGAAACAGAATATGGACCATATCACCCTGAGACACTTGGAGTGTATAGCAATCTTGCCGGAACCTATGATGCTATGGGCAG ATTGGAAGATGCCATTGAGATATTGGAATTTGTTCTAGGAATTAGGGAAGAGAAGCTGGGAACAGCAAACCCAGATGTAGATGATGAGAAGCGAAGGCTCGCTGAGCTATTAAAGGAAGCTGGTAGAACGCGGAACAGGAAAGCAAAATCACTGGAAACCCTACTAGAGTCGAAGATTACAAGGAGAGAGACTCTTAATCACATTTCAGATTCAGCTGTAATCAGTTCATGA